In a single window of the Flavivirga spongiicola genome:
- a CDS encoding M16 family metallopeptidase produces the protein MITKARQKTIILLLSMVCIIQFVNAQEAESKFEKIKELGSIEEYLYTPNGMNMLLVQDNSAPVVTVQIVYRVGSKHEVPGNTGSTHLLEHLNFKGTPTFNKRNGNAIFNVLQGMGAQMNATTWNDRTNYYETIPSDKIETALHIESDRMRNSLLLKEDKDAEMTVVRNEFERGENNPNSLLSKEMWATAYMAHPYHHSTIGWRSDIENMPIEALRKFYNTYYWPDNATLTIIGDFQKESLFNLVDKYFGKITKAPHNMPQPYTEEPAQLGPRRIVIKKPGQQGIVSIGYKIPGRLHDDLPALQVLSQIIGSGTSSIINKTFVDTGLALFGFSSASNFKEVGMFTVSLGFAPNKNHEAMNTQMLEMINNVKNEGVLQEDVDRIVAKLNAQTILSRDGSGSIAGQLTEAIAGGDWTDYITGNERLGKVTAEDVKRVANTYLLEDQSTTGYFVPKISGGNKSTGQKLANYTSKDSKYFYRNPNHSNDCEHDEYSTRISQTMLSEITSAYETIKATNKGEKFTRKTVAGIDVITAKTGAKDFLTVSASFPIGGYLNTNANEMVPSLTTQMLSKGTINHDKFQFSQKLEKLGVGLRVNAGTHKVNISFKCLKKDLKMVIDLLAEELRYPLFDEKEFELLKQQNAGGMKRGLTDPGTQGAIALSQAIYPKGHPNYSTDIQTSIDNLNKVTLDELKAFHKSYFGPEGMHLVAVGDIDTNTLYTALKKAFKGWKGGSTNKAQFEKPEKSNALTKVVTIPQKPSAEMYIGQYTGIHRMDNDYLPFYMGTSILGGGFSGRLMQTVRDNDGLTYSIGASHSGHSHTGGYWSVNASFNPNLFQKGLDATMVQIKKWVNEGITNDELTAKKTNLTGSFKVGLSTTGGLAGALLSFVERGLEPSYVDQYSKDIEAVTIGQVNTAIKKYIDLNKLIIIKSGSLDENGAPLK, from the coding sequence ATGATTACAAAAGCACGTCAAAAAACAATCATTCTTTTGCTTTCAATGGTATGCATAATACAATTCGTAAACGCACAAGAGGCTGAATCAAAATTCGAGAAAATTAAAGAGTTAGGTAGTATTGAAGAATACTTATATACCCCTAATGGTATGAATATGCTATTGGTACAGGACAATTCTGCTCCAGTAGTTACCGTACAAATTGTATACCGGGTTGGATCAAAACATGAAGTTCCAGGAAACACAGGATCAACTCATTTACTGGAACATTTAAATTTTAAAGGAACCCCTACATTCAACAAAAGAAATGGAAATGCCATTTTTAATGTATTGCAAGGTATGGGAGCCCAAATGAATGCGACGACCTGGAATGACAGAACTAATTATTATGAAACCATCCCAAGTGACAAAATTGAAACTGCACTTCATATAGAGTCAGACAGAATGCGCAATTCTTTGCTCTTAAAAGAAGACAAAGATGCAGAAATGACCGTAGTTCGTAATGAGTTTGAGCGTGGCGAAAATAATCCAAATAGTCTTTTAAGTAAAGAAATGTGGGCGACTGCTTATATGGCGCATCCATATCATCATTCAACTATTGGGTGGCGTTCAGATATTGAGAACATGCCAATTGAAGCATTACGTAAATTCTACAACACCTATTATTGGCCAGATAATGCAACACTAACCATTATTGGAGATTTTCAAAAAGAATCACTTTTTAACTTAGTTGACAAGTATTTTGGTAAAATTACTAAGGCCCCACATAACATGCCTCAACCTTATACAGAAGAACCAGCTCAGTTAGGACCTAGAAGAATCGTTATTAAAAAGCCGGGACAACAAGGTATCGTTTCTATAGGCTATAAAATTCCGGGGAGATTGCATGATGACTTACCAGCTTTACAGGTTTTAAGTCAAATTATAGGCTCTGGTACATCTTCAATAATCAATAAAACATTTGTTGATACGGGCTTAGCTCTTTTTGGATTCTCGAGCGCTTCAAATTTTAAAGAAGTTGGCATGTTTACAGTGTCATTAGGTTTTGCTCCAAATAAAAATCATGAAGCGATGAATACTCAAATGCTTGAAATGATAAACAATGTAAAAAATGAAGGTGTTCTTCAAGAAGATGTTGACCGCATTGTTGCTAAACTTAATGCTCAAACCATTTTATCTCGAGATGGTTCAGGAAGTATAGCAGGCCAATTAACCGAAGCTATTGCAGGTGGAGATTGGACAGATTATATTACCGGAAATGAGAGGCTTGGTAAAGTTACAGCTGAAGATGTAAAGCGAGTAGCCAATACTTATTTATTAGAAGACCAAAGCACAACAGGTTATTTTGTTCCAAAAATATCCGGTGGAAATAAATCTACAGGTCAAAAGCTTGCTAATTATACCTCTAAGGATAGTAAGTACTTTTATAGAAACCCTAATCATTCAAATGATTGTGAACACGATGAATATTCGACTAGAATTTCTCAAACGATGCTTTCTGAAATAACATCAGCATATGAAACCATCAAAGCCACTAATAAAGGCGAAAAGTTTACGAGAAAAACGGTAGCGGGAATAGATGTCATTACTGCAAAAACGGGAGCTAAAGATTTTTTAACAGTTTCAGCCAGTTTCCCAATAGGGGGGTATTTAAATACGAATGCTAATGAAATGGTTCCTTCTTTAACAACACAAATGTTAAGTAAAGGGACTATCAATCATGATAAATTTCAATTTTCTCAAAAACTCGAAAAACTAGGAGTTGGGCTAAGAGTTAATGCTGGAACTCATAAAGTAAATATAAGCTTTAAGTGTTTGAAGAAAGATTTAAAGATGGTCATTGACTTATTGGCAGAAGAGCTGCGTTATCCTTTATTTGACGAAAAAGAATTTGAATTGCTAAAACAACAAAATGCTGGTGGTATGAAACGTGGATTAACAGACCCAGGAACTCAAGGGGCTATTGCCCTTTCTCAAGCCATATATCCTAAAGGACATCCTAATTATTCAACAGATATTCAAACATCCATTGATAACTTAAACAAGGTCACTTTAGATGAATTAAAAGCATTTCACAAATCTTATTTCGGACCCGAAGGCATGCATTTAGTTGCTGTAGGAGATATAGATACCAATACTTTATATACTGCCCTCAAAAAGGCTTTCAAAGGATGGAAAGGCGGTTCAACAAATAAAGCGCAATTTGAGAAACCAGAAAAATCAAATGCCTTAACTAAAGTAGTTACAATACCTCAAAAACCAAGTGCAGAAATGTATATAGGTCAATATACAGGAATCCATAGAATGGATAATGATTATTTACCTTTCTATATGGGAACCAGTATTTTGGGTGGTGGATTTTCTGGAAGATTAATGCAAACCGTCAGAGATAATGATGGCTTAACCTATAGTATTGGAGCTAGTCATTCTGGACATTCGCATACAGGAGGCTATTGGTCAGTAAACGCTTCATTTAATCCGAATCTCTTTCAAAAGGGTTTAGATGCCACCATGGTTCAAATTAAAAAATGGGTCAATGAAGGTATCACTAATGACGAATTAACCGCAAAAAAAACCAACTTAACAGGTAGTTTTAAAGTTGGGCTTTCCACTACAGGTGGTTTAGCAGGAGCACTTTTAAGTTTTGTTGAGCGTGGATTAGAGCCAAGTTATGTGGATCAATATTCTAAAGATATTGAAGCAGTTACTATAGGTCAAGTTAATACTGCTATTAAGAAATATATAGATTTAAATAAATTAATCATTATAAAATCAGGATCACTAGATGAAAATGGTGCCCCTTTAAAATAA
- a CDS encoding SusC/RagA family TonB-linked outer membrane protein has protein sequence MKKKSTTRLCRLFERRKEILLLLMKRCLILSILFFNIAAFSYSQKITLELGKTKLSEAFKGIKKATKVDFFFSHRELDVDRVVMVNYKDTDVLKIVSDLVGSNFKVQLNENILLITPVSIGNFQNVIKVKGNVTDENGEVLPGATVKIKETNLGTTTDYDGNYTINTDEKSILVFSYVGYLSQEVEVNGQNVINIKLIEDISKLDEVVITGIVQRKRESFTGATQTFNREELKAIGNLNVIQSLKTLDPSFVIQENNNLGSNPNVLPDIEVRGKTSISTDNIRDEFGSNPNEPLFILDGFETTLQRIVDLDMNRVASITILKDASSTALYGAKAANGVIAIETLRPIGGRLQVTYNSDFRIEMPDLSVYNLMNSTQKLQYEKLAGRWSYRIPETESTNQFDLDKSYNSILAEIERGVDTYWLNEPVRVGTSLGHSLYIGGGENAISYGVGLNYKKLNGAMIGSDRSTWGADISLTYRKDKLNITNRLYINGFDANETPYGSFSNFANANPYFRQTDATGNITKFLDIDDIFKSNQIVNPLYNATLNGINNNKNYAITNNLQAIWTFNPKLRLQAALQLSKGITTLEKFLPPEHTSFENTAFFEKGSYQNVRSDVFSYKVNMMATYANIFKEKHQLTANLRVEAEETDNKRLGINAVGFPSGTNGNPAFSFSYKPDSKPATGQSLYRRINLLGSINYAFDNKYLFDGTYRLDGSTVFGSNQRYSPFWAVGAGWNLHNEFGMDPEKISMLKLRGNIGSTGNQGFGSLSSVSIYNFNQDVTIFGQTLGLQTLANPNLEWQKTIDASVGIDLVLFKNRLSATLNAFNKKTDPLVVRIDLPSSTGVFGYPLNTGNLNTKGVEAIIRYSPIYNPENNTIWTLGVTTSSIKSEYGGFRNTLNSLNDNEISSRSLLRFRDGFSPEDLWVVESLGIDPGNGQEAFLTKDGLPTYEYNVEDEKVMGNSRPSIEGVISSNLRLKNFTFGINFRYRFGGDVLNTALFNKVENISATERLNNFDVRVLNDRWINPGDVSRFKSITDFSNTPISSRFIQKENVIIGESINLGYEFKNQSWMNHLGLSQLRLNAYMNEIFRISSVRTERGIDYPFARAVSFSLKAYF, from the coding sequence ATGAAAAAAAAATCAACTACAAGACTATGTAGATTATTTGAAAGACGAAAAGAAATTCTATTACTACTTATGAAACGGTGTCTTATTTTAAGCATTTTATTTTTTAACATTGCTGCTTTTTCTTATTCTCAAAAAATCACATTAGAATTGGGTAAGACAAAGCTGTCTGAGGCTTTTAAAGGTATTAAAAAAGCCACAAAAGTTGACTTCTTCTTTAGTCACAGGGAACTTGATGTAGATCGTGTTGTTATGGTAAATTATAAAGACACGGATGTATTAAAAATTGTTTCAGACCTTGTGGGAAGCAATTTTAAAGTACAACTAAACGAAAACATTTTACTAATTACTCCTGTTTCTATTGGGAATTTTCAAAATGTAATTAAAGTAAAAGGTAATGTTACTGATGAAAATGGTGAAGTATTACCTGGAGCAACTGTTAAAATTAAAGAGACTAATTTAGGAACTACAACCGATTATGATGGTAACTATACTATTAATACTGATGAAAAATCAATTCTTGTTTTTAGTTACGTTGGCTATTTATCTCAAGAAGTTGAGGTAAATGGGCAGAATGTCATTAATATAAAATTAATAGAAGATATTTCGAAATTAGATGAAGTTGTAATTACGGGGATTGTTCAAAGAAAAAGAGAAAGCTTTACCGGAGCAACTCAAACATTTAACAGAGAAGAACTTAAAGCTATTGGTAATTTAAATGTGATTCAAAGTTTAAAGACTTTAGATCCTTCATTTGTCATTCAAGAAAATAATAATCTTGGCTCTAACCCAAATGTATTACCCGATATAGAGGTTCGTGGAAAAACAAGTATATCTACAGACAATATAAGAGATGAATTTGGTAGCAACCCTAACGAACCACTATTTATTCTAGATGGTTTTGAAACGACACTACAAAGAATTGTAGATTTAGATATGAATCGTGTCGCATCTATTACTATACTAAAAGATGCCTCGTCTACAGCTTTATATGGGGCAAAGGCAGCTAATGGAGTTATTGCTATAGAAACATTAAGACCCATTGGAGGGAGATTACAGGTCACTTATAATTCTGATTTTAGAATCGAAATGCCAGATTTGAGTGTTTATAATTTAATGAATTCAACACAAAAGTTACAGTATGAAAAACTGGCAGGACGTTGGAGTTACAGGATTCCGGAAACAGAAAGTACCAATCAATTTGATTTAGACAAAAGCTACAATAGTATTTTAGCTGAAATAGAAAGAGGGGTAGATACCTATTGGTTAAATGAACCCGTTAGAGTAGGAACTTCATTGGGTCACTCGCTATACATTGGTGGCGGAGAAAATGCTATTTCTTATGGAGTAGGGCTTAATTATAAAAAATTAAATGGTGCTATGATTGGTTCGGACCGCTCTACTTGGGGAGCCGATATAAGTCTTACCTACAGAAAAGATAAATTAAATATAACTAATAGGCTTTACATTAATGGGTTTGATGCTAACGAAACGCCTTATGGTTCATTTTCTAACTTTGCTAATGCTAATCCATATTTTAGACAAACGGATGCAACTGGAAATATTACCAAGTTTTTAGATATTGATGACATTTTTAAAAGTAATCAGATAGTAAATCCATTATATAATGCCACTCTAAATGGTATAAATAATAATAAAAATTATGCAATAACAAATAACTTACAAGCTATTTGGACTTTTAATCCTAAGTTAAGACTTCAGGCAGCCTTACAATTGAGTAAAGGAATTACAACCTTAGAAAAGTTTTTACCGCCAGAACATACGTCTTTTGAAAATACAGCATTTTTTGAAAAAGGAAGTTATCAAAATGTGCGTTCTGATGTGTTTAGCTATAAAGTAAATATGATGGCCACTTATGCAAACATATTTAAAGAAAAGCACCAACTAACGGCAAACTTAAGAGTTGAAGCTGAAGAAACAGATAACAAAAGATTAGGTATTAATGCTGTAGGTTTTCCTAGTGGAACTAATGGTAACCCTGCATTCTCATTTAGCTATAAGCCAGATTCAAAGCCTGCAACTGGACAAAGTCTATACAGAAGAATAAATTTACTAGGAAGTATTAACTATGCTTTTGATAATAAGTATCTTTTTGATGGCACATATCGTTTAGATGGTTCAACGGTTTTTGGATCTAACCAAAGGTATTCGCCATTTTGGGCTGTTGGTGCTGGATGGAATTTACATAATGAATTTGGAATGGATCCAGAAAAAATTTCAATGTTGAAATTAAGAGGAAATATAGGATCTACGGGAAATCAAGGTTTTGGAAGTCTGTCATCAGTCTCAATTTATAATTTCAATCAAGATGTTACTATTTTTGGACAAACTCTTGGTCTTCAAACCTTGGCAAACCCTAATTTAGAATGGCAAAAAACCATCGATGCAAGTGTTGGTATCGATTTGGTATTATTTAAAAATAGGCTAAGCGCAACTCTTAATGCATTTAACAAAAAAACAGACCCTTTAGTGGTACGTATTGATTTGCCGTCGTCTACGGGTGTTTTTGGCTACCCTTTAAATACAGGAAATCTAAATACAAAAGGTGTTGAAGCTATTATAAGATATTCGCCAATATATAATCCGGAAAATAACACGATTTGGACTTTAGGGGTTACAACATCTTCTATAAAAAGTGAATATGGTGGGTTTAGAAATACATTAAACTCATTAAATGACAATGAAATTTCTAGTCGTTCACTACTTCGTTTTAGAGATGGTTTTAGCCCAGAAGATCTATGGGTGGTAGAATCTTTAGGGATTGATCCTGGAAACGGGCAGGAAGCTTTTTTAACAAAAGACGGGTTACCAACCTACGAATATAATGTAGAAGACGAAAAAGTTATGGGGAACTCTCGTCCATCTATAGAAGGTGTGATTAGCAGTAACTTACGTTTAAAAAATTTCACCTTTGGTATTAACTTTCGTTACCGTTTTGGTGGAGATGTTTTAAATACCGCACTGTTTAACAAGGTAGAAAACATTAGTGCAACAGAGCGATTAAATAACTTTGATGTTCGAGTACTAAATGATCGATGGATCAACCCAGGAGATGTTTCAAGATTCAAATCTATTACAGATTTTAGTAACACACCAATTTCATCACGTTTTATTCAAAAAGAGAATGTCATTATTGGTGAATCGATTAATCTTGGATATGAGTTTAAAAATCAAAGCTGGATGAACCATTTGGGATTAAGCCAATTAAGATTAAATGCCTATATGAATGAAATATTTCGCATTTCTTCAGTAAGAACAGAACGTGGTATAGACTACCCCTTTGCACGTGCCGTTTCGTTTAGTTTAAAAGCCTATTTCTAA
- a CDS encoding sulfatase, with protein sequence MTDKKTRLRTIFKLSIITLLLQCNVTSCSHSIKKVNPPNIIVFLVDDMGLMDTSVPFIIDGNGNPVKYPLNTFYRTPNMEKLAKQGIRFTNFYAHSVCSPTRVSILTGQNSARHGVTNWIRSENNNRTEFGPSNWNWKGLTKKSVTLPRVLQQEGYRTIHAGKAHLGPINSEGENPLNLGFDVNIAGSSIGEPGSYHGKDGFGHIGGNKTRAVQGLEKYHGKDIFLTEALTIEANAAITKAKEEDKPFFLYMSHYAVHAPFHSDPGFSDNYIDSGKTEKAQAFATLIEGMDKSLGDIVKHVKSLGLGENTILIFMGDNGSDAPLPSENDYGSSYPLRGKKGHHWEGGMRVPFIASWVEPNEQKPLQKKMPIAQQEIQQQPASILDVFSTVCQLANVTIPENHITDGFDLKEQLNGQINTKRSELFLNHFPHGNHRTNYFTSLVKSDWKIIYHYQVDGQPLYELYNLKNDPFEANDLSKENPEQLKFLMKALIHEMENKGALYPEKDGEVLKMIIPQSRSNTK encoded by the coding sequence ATGACGGATAAAAAAACGAGATTAAGAACAATCTTCAAGCTTTCAATTATTACATTATTATTGCAATGCAATGTAACATCATGCAGTCATTCAATTAAAAAAGTAAACCCTCCAAACATTATTGTTTTTCTTGTAGATGATATGGGACTTATGGATACATCAGTGCCATTTATTATTGATGGTAACGGTAACCCGGTTAAGTATCCTCTAAATACATTTTACAGGACACCAAATATGGAAAAACTGGCGAAACAAGGTATACGTTTTACAAATTTTTATGCACACTCGGTTTGTTCGCCAACACGCGTTTCAATTCTAACAGGTCAAAACTCTGCCCGCCATGGTGTGACAAATTGGATTCGGTCTGAGAATAACAATCGTACAGAATTTGGACCATCAAATTGGAACTGGAAGGGGTTAACTAAAAAATCTGTGACATTACCACGAGTATTACAACAAGAAGGTTATAGGACCATTCATGCGGGTAAAGCCCATTTAGGCCCAATCAACAGTGAGGGAGAAAATCCACTTAATCTAGGTTTCGATGTTAACATTGCTGGTAGTTCTATAGGTGAACCGGGAAGTTACCACGGGAAGGATGGCTTTGGACATATTGGAGGTAATAAAACCAGAGCAGTTCAAGGTTTAGAAAAATACCATGGTAAAGACATTTTTCTGACGGAAGCATTGACCATTGAAGCCAATGCAGCTATCACTAAAGCTAAAGAAGAAGATAAACCCTTTTTTCTCTACATGTCGCATTATGCAGTGCATGCCCCCTTTCACTCTGACCCTGGTTTTTCAGATAACTATATAGATTCAGGTAAAACTGAAAAGGCTCAAGCATTTGCAACATTAATAGAAGGGATGGATAAATCTCTTGGGGATATAGTAAAGCATGTCAAAAGTCTTGGGTTAGGCGAGAATACCATACTCATATTTATGGGAGATAATGGATCAGATGCCCCCTTACCTTCTGAAAATGATTACGGTAGTTCATATCCTTTAAGAGGTAAAAAAGGACACCATTGGGAAGGCGGTATGCGCGTACCATTTATTGCTTCATGGGTTGAGCCGAACGAACAAAAGCCCTTGCAAAAGAAAATGCCTATTGCGCAACAAGAGATTCAACAACAACCTGCTTCTATCTTAGATGTTTTTTCAACAGTGTGCCAGTTGGCTAATGTAACCATTCCTGAGAACCATATCACGGACGGATTTGATTTAAAAGAGCAGCTAAACGGGCAAATTAATACAAAACGTAGTGAGCTTTTCCTCAACCATTTTCCACATGGTAACCATCGTACCAATTATTTTACAAGTCTTGTTAAATCAGACTGGAAAATTATTTACCATTATCAAGTTGATGGTCAGCCTCTATATGAGTTGTACAATCTGAAAAATGATCCATTCGAAGCCAATGATTTGTCAAAAGAAAATCCTGAACAGCTCAAATTTTTGATGAAAGCACTAATTCATGAAATGGAAAATAAAGGAGCTCTCTATCCGGAGAAGGATGGTGAAGTATTAAAAATGATCATACCTCAATCAAGAAGTAATACGAAATAA
- a CDS encoding FecR family protein — protein MDKRIEKIIANYFDQQITDSEAKELISWIEKGNRDIFNNYVTLNFSLEQLKIAKRNKKTVSWDKIASKINDKPSIKTIPIYKRKLFKYAASILILITIGNYVYKKSINETVTIENTLKEIKPGYEKATLVLSDGTIIDLEQHKNELITSDNQMQVQNTDDGLVYNSITEATQIKGVTETLKYNTLQVPIGGIYQVKLPDGTKVWLNSASSLRYPERFNGSQRIVELTGEAYFDVTKDTKEFIVKTNTADITVLGTQFNVSSYNEDSFFSSTLVEGKIKLTTSQGINDNNSVILSPNQRGLVNKALSKVEVKPVETEVYTAWKEGKFYFERERLDQILTRMARWYNVDVAFEDDSLKKETFTGVMLKNKPIDNLLNMISETTRINYIITKSKINEKYELKLTRN, from the coding sequence GTGGATAAAAGAATAGAAAAAATAATTGCAAACTATTTCGATCAACAGATCACGGATAGTGAAGCTAAGGAACTTATTTCTTGGATTGAAAAAGGTAATAGAGATATATTTAATAACTATGTAACTTTAAACTTTTCTCTAGAACAGTTAAAAATAGCAAAACGTAATAAAAAGACCGTTTCTTGGGATAAGATAGCTTCTAAAATTAATGATAAACCTTCGATAAAGACGATCCCTATATACAAAAGGAAATTATTCAAATATGCTGCGAGTATTCTAATACTCATCACCATAGGGAATTATGTTTATAAAAAATCTATTAACGAAACCGTAACTATAGAAAATACCTTAAAAGAAATAAAACCAGGATATGAAAAAGCAACCCTTGTTTTATCTGATGGTACTATTATAGATTTAGAGCAGCACAAGAATGAATTGATTACTTCAGATAACCAAATGCAAGTACAGAATACAGATGATGGTTTGGTATACAATTCGATTACTGAAGCGACTCAAATAAAAGGTGTTACCGAGACATTAAAGTATAATACATTGCAGGTGCCCATAGGTGGGATATATCAAGTTAAGTTACCAGATGGAACAAAGGTTTGGTTAAACTCGGCAAGCTCCCTAAGGTACCCGGAAAGATTTAATGGCTCCCAAAGAATCGTAGAATTGACTGGTGAAGCGTACTTTGACGTTACTAAAGACACCAAAGAGTTTATAGTAAAAACAAATACTGCAGACATTACTGTTTTGGGGACTCAATTTAATGTGTCATCGTACAACGAAGATTCTTTTTTCTCATCAACTCTGGTTGAAGGTAAAATTAAATTAACGACATCTCAAGGTATAAATGATAATAACTCTGTCATACTTAGCCCTAATCAAAGAGGCTTAGTAAATAAAGCACTATCAAAGGTTGAAGTAAAACCTGTAGAAACAGAGGTCTATACTGCCTGGAAAGAAGGGAAATTCTATTTTGAAAGAGAAAGGTTGGACCAAATATTGACTAGAATGGCAAGATGGTATAATGTTGATGTTGCTTTTGAAGACGATTCTTTAAAAAAGGAAACGTTTACTGGAGTTATGCTTAAAAATAAGCCAATAGATAACTTATTAAATATGATTAGTGAAACCACAAGAATAAACTATATAATAACCAAAAGTAAAATAAATGAGAAATATGAATTAAAACTAACTAGGAATTAG
- a CDS encoding RNA polymerase sigma factor, whose product MNDRKKISNLVNAVKKGDQIAFKTIHDLHYTKLAAYINGFTKNDYETEDILQETFIKLWNSREKLDAVNSINAYLYKTAYYTYVDKYRKDKREQSVLDSWKYKRLMATLDDDDEINTNRIEKLKLEIEKLPTKCKKVFLLCKYENLSYAQIAERLEISPKTVQAQMCRAYKLIRERLKDQGVLNLFLYFKRLKVQKVFAKSS is encoded by the coding sequence ATGAATGACAGAAAAAAAATATCTAACCTGGTAAATGCTGTTAAAAAAGGAGATCAAATAGCTTTTAAAACTATTCATGATTTGCATTACACAAAATTGGCTGCTTATATTAACGGGTTTACCAAAAATGACTATGAAACTGAAGATATTTTACAAGAAACGTTTATAAAATTATGGAACTCTCGAGAAAAGTTAGATGCCGTCAATTCTATTAACGCCTATTTATATAAAACGGCCTATTATACTTATGTTGATAAATATCGTAAAGATAAACGAGAGCAAAGTGTCTTAGATAGTTGGAAATATAAACGCCTTATGGCGACCCTTGATGATGATGATGAAATAAATACTAATAGAATTGAAAAACTAAAATTAGAAATCGAAAAACTACCCACCAAATGCAAAAAAGTGTTTTTGCTTTGTAAGTATGAAAACCTAAGCTATGCACAAATAGCAGAGCGCCTTGAAATTTCTCCAAAAACTGTTCAAGCACAAATGTGCCGAGCTTATAAATTAATTAGAGAAAGACTTAAAGATCAAGGGGTTTTAAATTTGTTCCTTTATTTTAAAAGACTTAAAGTTCAAAAAGTTTTCGCAAAATCCAGTTAA